The proteins below come from a single Candidatus Zixiibacteriota bacterium genomic window:
- a CDS encoding PilN domain-containing protein, giving the protein MIEINLLPKKYLKGSRGLQLGKSGLYVAAGAVAVILMLVGITAFQIYQLGKLEADISKAKQRADVLQKDIKLVDALTDVKQKVANRMTAVERLDRNRSAYVRVLEDIAKNVPEFVWLGAYKEKPVKTAAAPAKSNSKQPAAKTPADSAVAPVGSSTLPPVRPVEIEGYAFTLNALAAFMINMMKSDYFDEVQLVSTNEKKFQDAERAYNFVLSCNVHFLSDEELRNLLAASGDDQESKDASATHRALN; this is encoded by the coding sequence ATGATTGAGATAAACTTACTTCCCAAGAAATACCTCAAGGGATCACGCGGTCTGCAGCTGGGCAAGAGCGGACTCTATGTCGCCGCCGGCGCCGTCGCCGTGATCCTCATGCTGGTCGGTATCACCGCGTTCCAGATCTATCAGCTCGGGAAGCTCGAAGCCGATATCAGCAAAGCCAAACAGCGCGCCGACGTCCTCCAGAAGGACATTAAACTGGTGGATGCGCTGACCGACGTCAAGCAGAAGGTCGCCAACCGGATGACTGCGGTCGAACGCCTCGATCGCAACCGCTCGGCATACGTCCGCGTCCTCGAGGACATCGCCAAAAACGTCCCCGAGTTCGTCTGGCTCGGCGCTTACAAGGAAAAGCCGGTGAAAACCGCTGCCGCTCCCGCCAAGTCCAACAGCAAACAGCCGGCCGCCAAGACCCCGGCCGATTCCGCCGTCGCCCCGGTCGGCTCGAGCACCCTGCCGCCCGTCCGGCCTGTCGAAATCGAGGGGTACGCCTTCACGCTCAATGCCCTGGCGGCCTTTATGATCAATATGATGAAGTCCGATTACTTCGACGAAGTCCAGCTGGTGTCTACCAACGAAAAGAAGTTCCAGGACGCCGAACGTGCCTACAACTTCGTCCTCTCCTGCAACGTGCATTTCCTGTCGGACGAGGAACTGCGTAACCTCTTAGCCGCCTCCGGTGACGACCAGGAGTCCAAAGACGCCTCGGCCACCCACCGCGCGCTCAATTAG
- a CDS encoding secretin N-terminal domain-containing protein, translating to MFRKSRLLPGLFIFVLAASAVVSAQETQDPTQPIKNLQFQSADIRSVLTFLADYGGVNVVVAPDVEGTVTIQLRNVMWRDALTIIGRTYNLAVVDEEAGYLRVLPEEDYRKEVTEANKHNLEQRQLAELQTRIVKISNSTSDDIVRAVQSLMTDRGKATSDPRSNSIIIQEVPTNMENVLSYVEQLDKPAAQIKISAQLLEISSRGLEEFGVRWTAEGAYVTESGRSYTQKGEVLADRGTDPAARYSVTALNNDWSVDAVIEALVSSGKGKIIAHPEITTLDNKEARIQMGQKVPIKQFDESGNIITKFEEVGTILAVTPHITAENQILMHLKPERSTYEFDANGVIINTNNAETHVIVANGQTAVIGGLTTQDEVETSTGVPVLKDIPLLGALFRYSEKRTESRDLVIFVTPTIVEAELALEG from the coding sequence ATGTTCAGAAAATCTCGCCTGTTGCCGGGGCTGTTCATCTTCGTTCTCGCAGCGTCGGCAGTCGTTTCCGCCCAGGAAACACAGGATCCAACTCAGCCGATCAAGAACCTCCAGTTCCAGTCAGCCGACATCCGTTCGGTACTGACCTTCCTGGCTGATTACGGCGGCGTCAACGTCGTGGTTGCTCCCGACGTCGAAGGTACCGTCACCATCCAGCTGCGGAACGTGATGTGGCGCGACGCCCTGACCATCATCGGCCGCACCTATAACCTCGCCGTCGTCGACGAAGAGGCCGGCTACCTTCGCGTGCTGCCCGAAGAGGATTACCGCAAGGAAGTAACCGAGGCCAACAAGCATAACCTCGAACAGCGCCAGCTCGCCGAGCTGCAGACGCGCATCGTCAAAATCTCAAACTCGACCTCCGATGATATCGTGCGCGCCGTCCAGTCGCTGATGACCGACCGCGGCAAAGCGACCTCCGACCCGCGCTCGAATTCGATCATCATTCAGGAAGTTCCCACCAACATGGAAAACGTCCTGAGTTACGTCGAGCAGCTCGATAAACCCGCCGCGCAGATCAAGATCTCCGCGCAGTTGCTGGAGATTTCATCGCGCGGTCTCGAAGAATTCGGCGTCCGCTGGACGGCCGAGGGAGCCTATGTAACGGAGTCCGGCCGCAGTTACACCCAGAAAGGCGAAGTGCTCGCCGATCGCGGCACCGACCCGGCCGCCCGCTACTCGGTAACCGCCCTCAACAACGACTGGTCCGTCGACGCCGTCATCGAGGCGCTGGTCTCCAGCGGCAAGGGCAAGATCATCGCCCATCCGGAGATCACTACTCTCGACAACAAAGAAGCCCGCATCCAGATGGGCCAGAAAGTCCCGATCAAGCAGTTCGACGAGTCCGGCAATATTATCACGAAGTTCGAGGAAGTCGGTACGATCCTCGCCGTCACCCCGCATATCACTGCGGAGAATCAGATTCTGATGCATCTCAAGCCGGAACGCTCGACCTATGAGTTCGACGCCAACGGCGTGATCATCAATACCAACAACGCTGAGACCCACGTCATCGTGGCCAACGGCCAGACGGCGGTCATCGGCGGTCTGACGACGCAGGACGAAGTCGAGACCAGCACCGGCGTGCCCGTGCTGAAAGACATTCCGCTGCTCGGAGCGCTCTTCCGCTACAGCGAAAAACGCACCGAAAGCCGCGACCTGGTGATCTTTGTGACGCCGACGATTGTCGAAGCTGAGCTTGCCCTCGAAGGCTAG
- the pilO gene encoding type 4a pilus biogenesis protein PilO, translating to MDFRDPKTQKIVIGALAFLIVVYFWYTRAYETYDSKITLKTQEFETITTNLRNVEMKAKSLDALQSEYGELLDRYHEIEALLPEVQQIPSFLVQLHTASSLTGTKITKIQPMPIAAEEFYNIASFEIEMTGTYHDFGSFVSYVANFPFIANLSRMDVVAKNIAISKAPEKEDTRTQEVGKKEETVTATFVLSTYFVRDGERLEEVVI from the coding sequence ATGGACTTCAGGGATCCGAAGACACAGAAGATCGTGATCGGCGCGCTGGCCTTCCTGATCGTCGTCTACTTCTGGTATACCCGGGCGTACGAAACCTACGACTCCAAAATCACGCTCAAGACCCAGGAGTTCGAAACCATCACGACCAACCTGCGCAACGTGGAAATGAAGGCGAAATCGCTCGATGCGCTCCAGTCCGAATACGGCGAGCTGCTCGACCGCTATCATGAGATCGAGGCCCTGCTGCCCGAAGTGCAGCAGATCCCGTCCTTTCTCGTCCAGTTGCACACCGCGTCGTCGCTGACCGGTACCAAGATTACGAAAATCCAGCCGATGCCGATCGCCGCGGAGGAGTTCTATAATATCGCCTCCTTCGAAATCGAAATGACCGGCACCTATCACGATTTCGGCAGCTTCGTCAGTTACGTGGCCAACTTCCCGTTTATCGCAAACCTCTCCCGCATGGACGTCGTGGCGAAAAACATCGCCATCTCAAAGGCGCCCGAAAAGGAAGATACCCGGACACAGGAAGTCGGCAAAAAAGAGGAAACGGTTACGGCCACCTTCGTCCTCTCCACTTACTTCGTGAGAGATGGCGAGCGGCTTGAGGAAGTGGTCATATAG